The Actinomyces viscosus genome segment CCGACGCGCCGCGGTCTGCGCCCTGGCCGCCGCCAGCCTCGCCTTCTTCTACTCCGGTGACATCTCCCTGGCTGACGAACGCGATGACGCCGTCGCGAACCAGAACGAGGCGCAGCGCAGGCAGCAGGAGGTCGTCTCCTCCCTCGAGGGTGTCAGCGCCGATCTGGGACAGGCCTACATCTCGTTGCAGAACGCCCAGACCTCCTTGACCGCCGCGGAGACGGAGCTGACCAGCGCCGAGAACACCCTGGCTGAGAAGGAGAGGGAGAAGCAGATCGCCAGCGATCGCCTGACCACGGCGCAGAACAGCCTCGACACGGTCAAACAGGAGTCGGAAGCGTCCAAGAAGACCGCCTCGGAGACCTCGGACTCGGTGGCGGAGATCGTGGTGTCCACCTACCAGGGTGACAACTCGGTCACCTCGTGGAGCTACGTCCTCGCCTCGCAGGACGTCGAGGATCTCAACCGACGCGCCTCCGCCGTCGAGATCGGCTCAGGGGTCCAGGAGGCGGTGCTCTCCGCGGCCGAGGTCGAGCGTGCTCAGAACGCCAACCGTGAGGCCAGGCAGAACGCCGCCACGACGAGAGTGAGCACGCTCAAGACCGAGGCCGACACCGCTGAGGAGAATGCCAAGACCGCTCGGGATACTGCCCAGACCAAGCGGGACGACGTCGCCAGGCTGGCTGCTGAGAAGCAGGCAGCCGCATCGACGTTGGAGAGCCGCAAGAGCGACTTGCAGGCTCAGCTCGACCAGGCCAACGCCGATGCGGCGGCCGCGGCTGCTCGCGTCGCCGAGATCGACGCCGCCAACCGGGCTGCGGCCAGCGCCGGCACGATGCCGTCAGTGCCTTCCAGCTCGATCGCCTCAGACTCCTTAGGAGACGGGTACATCGGTCACCCGATCACCGGTCCGCTCGAGGTGACATCGCCCTTCGGCTACCGCGTTCACCCGGTCACCGGTACCGGAACCGGGCACCAGGGGGTCGACTTCGCGGCCAGCGAGGGGACGCCGCAGTACGCCTCCGTGTCCGGAGTCGCCACCTACTGGAACTCCGAGTCCTGCGGCATCGGTATCGACATCAACGGCGGCATCATTGACGGGCACTCCTACGTCATCACTCTGTGCCACCTCTCTGGACGCTCCATTGCCGACGGTCAGTACGTCAACCGCGGTGACGTCGTCGGCTCCACGGGCTCGACCGGCTACGCAACGGGACCGCACGTCCACTTCCAGGTGGCTCAGGACGGTGTCTACATCGATCCGATGTCCCTACCTGGCTTCTAGTCGAGCCGTCCTTGACGCACCCCGTAGACTCCTGAGCCTGCGCGTCATCGTGCCATGCCGTGGTTCCGCGACCAGGTCAGGTGGCCACGGGTCTATCCGAGAACGCTTCGGGCCGTGCTGACACGGGCGCGCTCGAATCCCGTACTCGTGAAAGGACAGGCCGATGACTCCTGGAGCAAAGTCTGGTCGGGCTCCTAAGCCCACCGCCGGTCAGAGGGCCAAGGCCGCTTCCGACGCCCACAAGACGGTGGCTCGTAACCGCAAGGCCGCTCACGACTACTTCATCGAGGACCGCTATGAGGCGGGGCTGGTTCTCACCGGCACCGAGGTCAAGGCGCTGCGCATGGGGCGCGCATCGCTCACCGAGGCCTGGATCGAGATCGACCGTCACGGTGAGGCCTGGCTCCAAGGCGCCCACATTCCCGAGTACCTGCAAGGGACGTGGAACAACCACTCCCCACGCCGTAAGCGAAAGCTCCTCCTGCACCGCAATGAGCTGGAGCGTCTTGAGACCAGGGTCCAGGCCAAGGGCTACACCGTGGTTCCGCTGGAGCTGTACTTCATCGGTGGGCGCGCCAAGCTGGAGATCGCCCTGGCTCGCGGCAAGCAGGACTGGGACAAGCGCCAGGCACTGCGTGAGGCCCAGGACAAGCGGGAAGCCGCCCGGGCCATGGCGGCGGCCAACCGGCGTCGGGGCTGAGACGACTGGATGGCTGCGTCGTCCTGTGACGAGACACCTGCCCCAGGCATCCCGGTTGCTGCCTGATCGTGTGATGCGGTGGTCATCATTGGCCGGTGCCTTCACACGTTTGTGCTGCTAGACTCGTCTGGCTCCATCGGGAGCATGTTCCGGCCGCCTTCGGGGCCGGTGACAAGTCCATAGGGGATGATCGGTTTCGACGACGGTCGTAGGTTCAGGAGAAGCGGGTCGAGGATGCGCAGTCATCTCGTCAACGCTCTGCGCGAACCAATAGGTGCCGATAACACTCGCACCGACTTCGCCCTCGCCGCCTGAGCGAGCCTCGAAGTCCGTCAGCCCGGGGAGCGCTTCCGCCCCGGTTCCTGGCGTCATCTAGGAAGCCACTGCTGAGAGCCCGTGTCGGTAGGGCTCTCGGGACTCTCTATCGACTGAGCCCGTCGGCGTCCTTGCTCGCGTGAGACGCCGGGGCCGAGAAAATCGCTAGCGAGCTGCGCCCGGAGAAGTCCTGTTGTGCGCCCGTCGGACGGGGGTTCGATTCCCCCCATCTCCACGACTTCCCTCAGAGGGTCCGCTGAACTGCTGGGTTCAGCGGACCCTCTTTCTTACTGCTTCGTGGTCGAACAGCGGGACTGGTGGAACAGGCATGGAACACTAGGTAGCGTGGCGTCATGACGACGAACGGCACGGCTCGCAGTTGCACCGTGAGCACTCCTGACGGTCCCTTCACCGTTGTCGCAGGCTATGGCGGCGTCGGAGCTGACCGGGCCGAGTACGTCCTGGCCTCCGGCTGGACCTCTGACCCGACGGAGCTGTCCGAGCTCATCCATCCGAGCCTGAGGCCGTCGCATATCGAGATGTGCTCGGAAGAGGACAGCGACGGTGTCCTGGCCCGGGCCGTCGCCGCCGTGCGCTCCTACTACGGCGGTGACGATAACGCCCCCCAGGACGTTCCCGTTCTCCAGGCCGGTGGGCCCTTCATCGAGCAGGCCTGGTCCCGGCTCCGAGAGATTCCGGCCGGCACGGCTCTGACCTACACCGAGCTCGCCCGTCTCAGTGGGAACCCGTCCGCATCCCGGGCCGCCGCCTCGGCCTGTGCGCGTAACGCGGCGGCGCTTTTCGTCCCCTGTCACCGGATACGGCGTTCAAACGGGAGTATCGGAGGATTCCGCTACGGGACCGCCGTGAAGTCCGCTCTGCTGCGCCGT includes the following:
- a CDS encoding M23 family metallopeptidase — its product is MLSRLFLRRSRRRAAVCALAAASLAFFYSGDISLADERDDAVANQNEAQRRQQEVVSSLEGVSADLGQAYISLQNAQTSLTAAETELTSAENTLAEKEREKQIASDRLTTAQNSLDTVKQESEASKKTASETSDSVAEIVVSTYQGDNSVTSWSYVLASQDVEDLNRRASAVEIGSGVQEAVLSAAEVERAQNANREARQNAATTRVSTLKTEADTAEENAKTARDTAQTKRDDVARLAAEKQAAASTLESRKSDLQAQLDQANADAAAAAARVAEIDAANRAAASAGTMPSVPSSSIASDSLGDGYIGHPITGPLEVTSPFGYRVHPVTGTGTGHQGVDFAASEGTPQYASVSGVATYWNSESCGIGIDINGGIIDGHSYVITLCHLSGRSIADGQYVNRGDVVGSTGSTGYATGPHVHFQVAQDGVYIDPMSLPGF
- the smpB gene encoding SsrA-binding protein SmpB, with translation MTPGAKSGRAPKPTAGQRAKAASDAHKTVARNRKAAHDYFIEDRYEAGLVLTGTEVKALRMGRASLTEAWIEIDRHGEAWLQGAHIPEYLQGTWNNHSPRRKRKLLLHRNELERLETRVQAKGYTVVPLELYFIGGRAKLEIALARGKQDWDKRQALREAQDKREAARAMAAANRRRG
- a CDS encoding methylated-DNA--[protein]-cysteine S-methyltransferase, whose translation is MTTNGTARSCTVSTPDGPFTVVAGYGGVGADRAEYVLASGWTSDPTELSELIHPSLRPSHIEMCSEEDSDGVLARAVAAVRSYYGGDDNAPQDVPVLQAGGPFIEQAWSRLREIPAGTALTYTELARLSGNPSASRAAASACARNAAALFVPCHRIRRSNGSIGGFRYGTAVKSALLRREGAQGAE